A portion of the Streptomyces erythrochromogenes genome contains these proteins:
- a CDS encoding DUF6158 family protein produces MTEHDGGPSARKLEEGRLLKELEAIHRTRHETLLHGSDDALVTHTKRMNELEHEYVRRHPQRAQTASRTRSGARARADGEHKEQPM; encoded by the coding sequence ATGACGGAGCACGACGGCGGTCCGTCGGCGCGGAAACTGGAGGAAGGCCGGCTGCTCAAGGAGCTGGAGGCCATCCACCGCACGCGCCACGAGACCCTGTTGCACGGGTCCGACGACGCCCTGGTCACCCATACGAAGCGGATGAACGAGCTGGAGCACGAGTACGTGCGCCGCCATCCGCAGCGGGCCCAGACCGCCTCCCGCACCCGCTCGGGCGCCCGCGCCCGCGCCGACGGCGAGCACAAGGAACAGCCCATGTGA
- a CDS encoding MFS transporter — protein sequence MHTPAPDPRRWIVLAILSGSLLLISMDTTILNVAFPSLVGDLQPGAVQQLWIIDVYALALSGLLVTAGALGDRWGRKRLLMAGFGIFSAASLMAVFATEAWHLIAARALLGIGGAAIMPATVSILRTVFTDAKERAFALAVWAAVFGGGMAFGPVVGGLLVQDHGWHSAFLLNLPVAAVIVAAGLRYLPESRSPRSTGKWDWWGVGQSVVGMLALAGGIKQLGKSGVAHPLPWGLLLVAAVALTVFVRRQTRLDNPLLQVRLFAKPAFSVAATAIFLPMVGMGAILFLVTQWFQYGEGYTPLEAGLRLLPAPLALIAASMVAPSLMQRFAIRHVLGAGLVVLATGMALPWTLQQFTDLGYPAFAAALTVMGLGAGIATTVASVTLVSAAPAAEVSSAAAIEETCYELGSAMGVAVLGSTAAALYRGNLPTLELDGPTAAAARDSVGEAAHIAERLGGAVGQALLDTASHAYTLAITPAFLMAGGLAVAAAATTWALIPRDLRPTENH from the coding sequence ATGCACACCCCCGCGCCGGACCCCCGCAGGTGGATCGTCCTGGCGATACTCTCCGGCAGCCTCCTCCTCATCTCCATGGACACCACGATCCTCAACGTGGCCTTTCCCTCGCTCGTCGGCGACCTCCAGCCCGGCGCCGTACAGCAGCTGTGGATCATCGACGTCTACGCGCTCGCCCTGTCCGGCCTGCTGGTCACCGCAGGTGCGCTCGGAGACCGCTGGGGCCGCAAGCGGCTGCTCATGGCCGGCTTCGGCATCTTCTCGGCCGCCTCGCTCATGGCCGTGTTCGCCACCGAGGCCTGGCACCTGATCGCGGCCCGCGCCCTGCTCGGCATCGGCGGCGCGGCCATCATGCCGGCCACCGTCTCGATCCTGCGCACCGTCTTCACCGACGCCAAGGAGCGCGCCTTCGCCCTCGCCGTCTGGGCGGCCGTCTTCGGCGGCGGCATGGCCTTCGGCCCGGTCGTCGGCGGCCTCCTGGTCCAGGACCACGGCTGGCACTCCGCCTTCCTCCTCAACCTGCCCGTCGCCGCCGTCATCGTCGCGGCCGGCCTGCGCTACCTGCCCGAATCCCGCTCCCCGCGCAGCACCGGAAAGTGGGACTGGTGGGGCGTAGGGCAGTCCGTCGTCGGCATGCTCGCCCTCGCCGGCGGCATCAAGCAGCTCGGCAAGAGCGGCGTGGCCCACCCCCTGCCCTGGGGGCTGCTCCTCGTCGCGGCCGTCGCGCTGACCGTCTTCGTCCGCCGCCAGACCAGGCTCGACAACCCCCTGCTCCAGGTACGGCTGTTCGCCAAGCCCGCCTTCAGCGTCGCCGCCACCGCGATCTTCCTGCCCATGGTGGGCATGGGCGCGATCCTCTTCCTGGTCACCCAGTGGTTCCAGTACGGCGAGGGCTACACCCCGCTGGAGGCCGGACTGCGCCTGCTGCCGGCCCCGCTCGCCCTGATCGCCGCCTCGATGGTCGCCCCCTCGCTGATGCAGCGCTTCGCGATCCGCCACGTGCTCGGCGCCGGACTCGTCGTCCTGGCCACGGGCATGGCCCTGCCGTGGACCCTCCAGCAGTTCACCGACCTCGGCTACCCGGCCTTCGCCGCCGCCCTGACCGTGATGGGCCTGGGCGCCGGCATCGCCACCACGGTGGCCTCGGTGACGCTGGTCTCCGCCGCGCCCGCCGCCGAGGTCTCCAGCGCCGCCGCCATCGAGGAGACCTGCTACGAGCTCGGCTCCGCCATGGGCGTCGCCGTTCTCGGATCCACCGCGGCCGCGCTCTACCGCGGCAACCTGCCCACCCTCGAACTGGACGGGCCCACCGCGGCCGCCGCACGGGACTCCGTCGGCGAGGCCGCGCACATCGCCGAACGGCTCGGCGGCGCCGTGGGCCAGGCCCTGCTCGACACCGCCTCGCACGCCTACACCCTCGCCATCACCCCGGCGTTCCTCATGGCGGGCGGCCTCGCCGTCGCCGCGGCGGCCACGACCTGGGCGCTCATTCCGCGCGATCTGCGTCCCACCGAGAACCACTGA
- a CDS encoding TetR/AcrR family transcriptional regulator translates to MVNEEELLDGAARVLAGDHSASMVQIAAGIGTSRATLSRRYATREALLKAVAVRAIEVVDGCLAPLDLAQNADADAFDAALEELVVALMPAAHLYGFTSRDATVLADPAFRAGVDRQDQRALAFLALGQRLGRLRADLPPYWIWYSLWGLLDAAAEGVRDGHLAPRQIGHLVLTSFLSGTRPLARPPAGAPAP, encoded by the coding sequence ATGGTGAACGAAGAAGAACTGCTCGACGGTGCGGCCCGCGTCCTCGCCGGCGATCACAGCGCCTCGATGGTGCAGATCGCAGCCGGCATCGGGACCAGCCGCGCCACGCTGAGCCGCCGCTACGCGACCCGCGAAGCCCTGCTGAAAGCCGTCGCGGTCCGGGCGATCGAGGTGGTCGACGGCTGCCTGGCCCCGCTCGACCTGGCGCAGAACGCCGACGCCGACGCCTTCGACGCCGCCCTCGAGGAACTGGTCGTCGCGCTGATGCCCGCCGCCCACCTCTACGGCTTCACCTCACGCGACGCCACCGTGCTCGCGGACCCCGCCTTCCGGGCCGGCGTGGACCGCCAGGACCAGCGGGCCCTCGCCTTCCTCGCCCTCGGCCAGCGGCTGGGACGGCTGCGCGCAGACCTCCCGCCGTACTGGATCTGGTACTCCCTCTGGGGACTCCTCGACGCCGCCGCCGAAGGCGTACGGGACGGGCACCTCGCCCCCCGCCAGATCGGCCACCTGGTCCTGACCTCCTTCCTCAGCGGGACGCGGCCCCTCGCGCGGCCCCCCGCCGGTGCCCCCGCACCCTGA